The genomic interval TGCTTGGCGAAATTGTTGTGGTTGGGCTTTAATTGGTGCATCAAAATGGCAGGGAATAATCCACTGAAAATCCCAACTAGCAACTTTATCAGCCCAATCAATTGTTTCTCTGGGTGCGCGGTTGAGGATGAGAGTTTGCAAAACTGGTGCGACAAATAAACGTCCATCGCCACGTAAGGCGTGAAATGACCTTTGCCAATTATTTTGCCATTTAAAGGGAAATAAACCAAAATAAGCTTTGCGGGAACGTTCTGGGGCTTTGAGGGCATCGCGGAAGACTTCACCCCAGGCGGGTACATCTAAAACACTGGGTTGAAAGTATAAAGCAAATAAAGTGATGCGTTGCCATCCTTTGCGGCGGTTGGCTTGATTATCAGCAACCACATCAGAACCTTTTTCTTTAGCGTGGAAGAGTAAGGGATAAGGGTCGAGTTGGACGATCGCAGGTGGTTCTTCTGGTATAGATACTACTGCATCTGTGACTAATAAAGTGTGCGATCGCTTGTGTAGAAATGCTACTTCTGTAAATTTACCTGGGCCTAAATCAATCGTTTTCAAAATTGTATAGTCAAATTCATCACCAAAAGGCGCTTGACTGCTATCTTCTGGCAAGACTTGAGTACGTTTTCCTGGTAAACCCAACCAACTCAATGGTAAATTTAGCGGGAAACTCCATTGATTTGGGGCGACAAATACCTGTGCATTGGGAAAACATCTGGCGAAGGGGCCGACGAAAACCTTATGTTCAATGCCAGAAATAGTTGGCAAGATAATATATTTCACATCACCATGTTCTGCAACTAACTCCTGTATCAGTTGCAGACATTCTTTTGTCGGTGCGACAGGTGCATAAACCAATAAACCACCCGCATCTAACTTGACAACTGTCATCCGAATCGGCACAACAACATAAAAAATGCCTTGCAATTGGTCAAAAGTCCAGATGGAGTCTTTGATGATTTCTTTGCGAATTGTCCGCCGCCTGCTATATGGGTAAAGTGGCACAATCGGCCAGAATGGCCAAGAAATATCTTGTGGATGAATTTGTTCTGTTACTACACGTTCATCAAAAGCCACCCTGAAACTCCTCCGAAAATTCCCAATACTTCAGTTTATTCTTTCTGCGCCAAAGTTGGAGTTTAGCAAATTCTGTTACTGAGAAATACAAAAAGTAAAATTTTTAAACCAGATATTTACAGACGAAGTTAATTACCTCTGTTAATCCTGATTGGGTTTTTAAATTAGTAAAAATAAAAGGTTTATCACCGCGCATTCTTTTTGCATCGCGTTCCATCACATTTAAATCTGCACCGACATAAGGCGCAAGGTCAGTTTTATTAATCACTAATAAATCAGATTTGGTAATTCCTGGGCCACCTTTGCGGGGAATTTTATCGCCAGCAGCGACATCAATCACATAGATAGTTAAATCGACTAATTCTGGACTAAAGGTAGCAGCTAAATTATCACCACCACTTTCTAAAAAGACTAAATCTAAATTATGAAAACGTTCTTCTAACTGTTCAATTGCCGCCAAATTCATTGAAGCATCTTCTCTAATCGCCGTGTGGGGACAGCCACCAGTTTCTACACCCAAAATGCGATCGCTTGCTAAAGCCTGAGAACGCACCAAAAACTGTGCATCCTCCTGAGTATAAATATCATTCGTCACCACAGCAAGATGATACTGCTCACGCAACGCCTTACATAAAGCATCCACTAACGCCGTCTTCCCCGAACCCACCGGGCCTGCAACACCTACTCGAAATGCGTTCATAGTCACACAGTTAAGTAATAAGTAGTGAGTAATAAGTAAATTCCTTACTCATTACTCATTATTCATTATTCCTTACTCATTATTCATTACTTTTTTCAATCAGTTGCTGTAACTCATAAACATCGAGTCTACTATAACTATGGTATTCCCTTTAATAAAAAGTGAGTACATAAAGAATTTTTATAGTTTTGGACATAATTCTGATTAAGATAATTACTTAAATATTGCTGAATAGTTTGAGATTTACATAACAGAACTTGCTCAGGACGATACATTTGTAAAACTGAGATCAGTTGTTCAGCCGTTATGCTGTTAGATTCTATCCTGATGTGGGACAAAACAGCAATCTCTGGAGGCACGGGTAAGCCCGAATAAAAAGCATAAATTGGATAGTCTGTAAACAGCCAGTTAGTATATTTTTTATGTTTTAAGAGAATGTCTACGAGTTGGATATGATTTTGATTCTGCTCTAAATATTTATGATTTTCTACCAAAATGACTCCTAATTTAATAGGAGTGACAAAAATTGCGAAAATAATCAAGACTGCGGCTAAATAAGGAATGGTAATTTGCGAGAAATTAGCAAGTTTAAATTTAGAGTACCACTTATTTTGACGGAAAAAATCTAGTGATAGCTGTAATCCATAGGTGGCTAACCAAGTCAAGGGAATAGACATTAAAAGGTAGTGGTGATACCAGACTGGTCGATGATTCATTAAAACGATAAAACTGATAACAAGCCAAATAACTGGGAAAGAATTTTTCCATTGTTTTTTTTGAATGATCACTGTACTTGCCAGAATAGTTAAAAGTAAATAATCAAAGTCTTGCAAAAGAAATGATAAGGTGAGAATTTGACTATTTTTGGCTAAAAAAGCTGTGATTGTTTTTTCAGATAAACGAGCTTGCAGCAATTGTTCATAATTGAGAGAATTCCAGGTGATCGCAATCAGGAGAGAAACAATTAAACAAGCTGCCAACCACAGTAAAGGAGTTAGCAATACTTTCCAATTTAGTTGCTGGCGATTGTATTTATTAACTTGAAAAATAATTATATCAAATAGGATTAAAGGAATAATAAAAGCAGTAAATAACTTGATTTGTAAAGAAAATCCGAAAAGTACACCTGATAGCAGAATTAGAAGTTGAGAGTTTTTATGAGGAAAGTTTTGTTTATATAGACTCAATATAAAAATTGAGAGCATGACCATTGCTAAGGAAGGTAAACCAATCATCACAGAAACACTCAACCGCAGAAAATTGCAGGAAATTATTAACATTAAAGTGCCAATGATTGCCAGCAAATTTCCAAAATATATCCGTAGCGTCTGTGAGAAAGACCAGACCAACATTGTGGCATAAGTCAAAGTTAACAGCCGTGCAGAATAAATTGATTTGCCAAACAAGTTCAACCAAAACCCTAAAATGACTGTTGAAAGAGGCGGTTGGTCATTCCAAACTTGTGTATACATTGAAAAGCCATCTAAATATAAAATAGCTTTAATTAATTCAATTCCTTCATCACTGCTATCAAATTGAAATACCTGCTTAATTGGCATAAAAGTAAGAGCAAAAATAAAAAAACCAACAGGTATCAAGAGATTAAATAATAAAAATATTTTAACTTTATGATTGGTCATGTATAGCAATCCTATTGGAGATATGAACAAAAGATACTATAGGACTGATATTTGATTTCTGAAAAAAATCAGTACATTCAGATCAGGCTTCTTTCCTACTCCCGACTCCCCATTCCCTATTCCCTACCTACACAAATAAATTCAGAAATCAAACCGGATTCCTATAGTACAACAAGGCAAAAGTCAAAAGAAAGAATATTAATAAGTAGATAGGTGAAAAAAATTATCGTTCAGGGAAGGTAGGAGGAAATAAGTTGTTAAGCTCATTTACTTTTCTTGACACAGTTGGGTTTATTTATGCCTACCTACTTATCACAAGCCTTTTAGCAATTCCTTATGGTCACTGAGTTTCGGCTTCGCTCAACTACTGCATGGTCTAATACCATTTCACTTTAAAAATGATACAGACATGAAAGCAGCGCCTCGACTTCTCCTGACGGAGACGCTGCGCGAACGCTCGGCGACCGGAATCAGAGTTGCAGAGGAAGTGATTTGTATTAGTAATTTCGTGAATTGGTAAGTAACCACGCAAAATTAATTACAGTCATTGCGAGCGAAGCGAAGCAATCCCAGCCCTTGCGATTGCTTCATTTCGCTTCGCTCCATTCGCAATGACTTTGTGTAATTAATTATGTTTAACTACTTATAAGTAAGGCTGTGAGGCATTTATCAAGGGAGTTTGAGAGGGTGCTTGCAAACAAAAATCTTTGCTTCCTCATTGTTGATCACAGGAGGCTACAAAAATTAACCGCATGTTGGGTTTTCGCTGTTACTGGGGTAATTACAAGAGCGTTTTATGGTTACTTACGGTTTTTACAATTGCTCAATTGCTTGTCTATCCTGGGTTTTACACTTGCCTTGATACTCCAAATACATACACGCCTGACCATTTTTTGTTTTCCTTAACTTGATACTAATCATCTCATCCATAAAAATTAAGCAATGTTTAAAATTAGGATTTTGTTACCAAATATACAGTAATCCTTGGTGATTGACTTTTGAATACATAAGTAATGATGTAATAAATTTGAAATGACGTAAAATAAAGCTCTCTCAAAGTTTTAATCGCAGGGATCATCTCATCTCTAAGTAGAAACCAGTTCTAAGTGAATTTATATATCTAAAGTGAGATGATAAAATCACCTACAGATTAAGATAATCAATAAAAGTATTGTAAAGGTTTATTAGCTAAAATTTTTCTTAAGATTACCAACAAATCTTCTGGCTATTTGTTAGCTTGGTTAAACCAAACATCGAATTTAAGACTAACAGTTCAAAAACAAAAATTTAGTTATCTCCAGAGGTTAAAAAATGCAGATAGTACACAAGATTTACTGCCCAAATTGTGGTAGTAAAGCAGAGCGTTATTACATTTCAGATAGTGAATTAACACGGACACAATGCTCAAGTTGTGATTACTTGATGATTAGTTGCACCCGTACTGGTAAAGTGATTGAAGCTTACGCCCCTGGAATTCAGTTAAGTAAAAGATAAAAAGTAAAAAGGCAAAAAAATGAAGTATGAGTAAGTTAATTTCATACTTCAGAATTCATCACTGAACACTTCAATTTACTTTTTACTCATTCTCAACTGTCCACAAGCAGCATCAGCTTCTAAACCGCGAGAATAACGTACACTTACAGCAATTTTTTGTTGTTGAAGAATGTTAACAAAAGCTTGGATGCGATCGCGGCTGGGGCGTTGATAATCCACTTCTTGAATTGGGTTGTAGGGAATCAAGTTAACGTGACTTTGGAAGCCCCGCAAACGTTGTGCTAGTTCTAAAGCCTGTTCTGGTAAATCGTTGACACCAGCCAGCAAGATATATTCAAAAGTCATACGGCGGCCTGTAATTGCTACATATTCCCGACATTCCGCCAATAAATCTGCTAAAGGATAGGGGCGGGCGCTGGGAATGAGTTGTTCTCTGAGGGCTTGGTTAGGGGCGTGGAGACTTACCGCCAGGGTAATTTGCAAATGATGTTGGGCGAATTGACGAATGCGATCGCGGATTCCCACTGTAGAAACAGTTAGCATCCGTTGTCCAATACCCACATCTTGATTTAACGATGTCAAGGCGGCTAAAACATTATCTGTATTTAGCAACGGTTCACCCATACCCATGAACACAACATTGCTAACTCGTTCTTGAAAATCTTCTTGGACAGTTAATACTTGATCAACGATTTCGTGACGGGCGAGGTTGCGTTTATAGCCTCCTTTACCAGTCGCACAGAAATCACAAGCCATCGGACAACCCACTTGGGTAGAAACACAGACAGTTAATCGCTTATCGGCGGGAATACCTACAGTTTCGATAATCTGTCCATCAGCTAGTTGCAGTAGATATTTGACTGTACCATCTGGGGCAACTTTGCGGTAATGGATGGTAGAACGACCAATAGGGATATCTGCAATTTCTGTACGCCATTGTTTGGGAAAAACAGAAATATCAGCAAGCGATCGCACTTGCTGATGATAAATCCAATCATGTAACTGTTTCCCTCGGTAAGCCGGCTGTCCCTGCTGCTGTACCCAAGCAGTTAACTCGCTAACCGAAGCACCGAGTAAGGGAGGAATCGCTAATTTTTCCGTGGTGGGTGAGTCAACTTGAGAAATGGATGGCGTAACAGACATAGGGAGAGACTTACGAGTTTAAACTTGGATCTCTATCCTAAGCTGTTACGCCAGAAATTTGCATATTGACTTTTAGTATCCGCTTACATATCTAATAACTCGTTCTGTTTGAATCACCCGATTATTTTTGAGAATCTCCAGGGATGCACCATTAACTGCATATTCATAGTTATTATTCCGAGCTACATATCCTACACCTTCTTCGGAGGAAGTAGGTAGGGAACGGATAGCTTTACGAGTTGACTTAGAAATTCCGGTGTAAAACAGACTGCCTCTTTTGTTACAAATATAGATATGAAAATTCTTCGTTTCAAAATAAGCTTCTAATCTGCCGCCACCTGCATAACTAGGACAATTAGATGCTTGGGCAATTGTCTGACTATTAACTGTTGAAACAGGAGTAGATTCTAATTGTGCAGCATTCGCAGATGAAGATATACCTACAATTCCAGACAGTAGTGAAGCTGTGGCTAAAATGAAAACAAAAGACTTATTTTGTACTTGATAAAAGCTGTTCATAATCAGTCCTGAAGTTTGATTACTATTCGCTTCAAATCTAACCGATGGTTTTTCGGATTTTTGAGAGAAAAAACACTGAAATTTACATAAATTCTCATCCAACTGGAATTTCCAGGATGAACTCTGCACCCTTTCCTGATTCCGAAATACACTCTATTTTACCTTTATGCTGTTCCACAACAATTTGATAGCTGGTAGTTAACCCAATACCTGTACCTCCACCTACTGGTTTAGTAGTGAAGAATGGATCAAATATCCGTGGTTTAACTGCTTCGTTAATTCCTATGCCATTATCTTGAATAGAAATTCGCACCCAATGGTGATTGATTGCTTGCGTGGTAATGGTAATTTGAGGTGCAGTTGGTAGCTGCGATCGCTCCTTAATCATCTCATGTAACGCATCAATCGCATTACTGAGAATATTCATAAATACTTGATTCATCTGCGAAGCATAGCAGTTAACTAAAGGCAACTGACCATAATTTTTAATCACTTGAATTACATTATTTTCAGTCTTACCCTTAAACCGGGGTTGCAGCAACATTAAACTATTATCAATTCCCTCATGAATATCTACAGGCTTCATATCAGCCTCATCCAAGCGCGAGAAATTTCTTAAACCCAGTACAATCTTGCGAATCCGGTCTGCACCCACTTTCATCGAAGATAGAATTTTTTGCAAATCTTCAATTAAAAATTCTAAATCAATTTCAGCAATAATTTGTTCTAGATTCGGTGTCACATTAGGATATTCTTGCTGATAAGCAGCGATTAATTCTAGTAAAGAATCAACATAATCACTTGCAGGTTCAATATTCGCATAAATAAAATTCACCGGATTATTAATTTCATGGGCTACACCAGCTACCATCTGCCCTAAACCCGACATCTTTTCTGTTTGGATGAGTTGTGATTGGGTACATTTCAGTTCATACAAAGTTTGTTCTAACCGCAGATTCTTTTCATTTAAATCTTGAGTCCTAGCGGCTACTTTTTCTTCTAGCTTGGCATATAGCTGGGCAATTTCTAAAGAAATCGCTGCTTGAGAAACTAACAGCTTTAGAATTTGCAGTCTATCGGGGGTAAATACACCTACCGTTAAAGTATTTTCTAAATAAATAATGCCAATTAATTGTCCTTGATTCAAGATAGGCGTACATAATATAGACTTTGGTTTATTGTGCAAAATATATGGATCAGCCGCAAAATGTCTGTCAGCACTCGCATCGTTGATTAATACATTTTCTCTGGTATGTGAAACATAATTAATCAAGCTCAAGGGAATATTTTTACTTTCTGTTGCTAAGGTTGATTGTATCTCGCATGATAGATGATTGTGACATTGCACCACAATTCTCAACTCATCATCCTCTTGCAACATCAATGCAGATTTATCTGCACCGACATTTTCGATAATTACCTGCATTAACTTTTGCAATAGCTTGTCTAAGTGAATTTCCGAAGCAATTGCTAAAGATGCTTGAGTCACAGTTTCTAAATCTAAAACATCTGATACATTTGTGGTATTAGCATCAACCGTGATTGGGCTGGTAAAAGAGTTAATTTGTGTATTTTTTATTTGATTGTTAATCACCTTAGCTAGTAGCTGATGATGGCGTTTTTCTAAATCGGCAACTTTGACTTTAGCACCCCAACGGGTATAACAGTAGTAAGCATCAATCAAATAAGGTTGAGCAATTTTTTCTTTACCACAAGCCAGATAAAATTCCGCAGCTAATTCATTTGCTATTGCTTCTTCTTGGATATATCCATTAACTTTAGCCCCTTGAACTGCACTTTCATATAATTCTACAGCTTGCCAATTATTACCTAAAACTCTAGCTGTTTCTGCCTCAATCAAATCATACTTGTGTTGAAAATTCATTGGTGCATTTTCAGCCCAAACTTTCATTTTTTGCTGATTGGCTAACACC from Aulosira sp. FACHB-615 carries:
- a CDS encoding replication restart DNA helicase PriA; translation: MQIVHKIYCPNCGSKAERYYISDSELTRTQCSSCDYLMISCTRTGKVIEAYAPGIQLSKR
- a CDS encoding DUF4336 domain-containing protein, which produces MAFDERVVTEQIHPQDISWPFWPIVPLYPYSRRRTIRKEIIKDSIWTFDQLQGIFYVVVPIRMTVVKLDAGGLLVYAPVAPTKECLQLIQELVAEHGDVKYIILPTISGIEHKVFVGPFARCFPNAQVFVAPNQWSFPLNLPLSWLGLPGKRTQVLPEDSSQAPFGDEFDYTILKTIDLGPGKFTEVAFLHKRSHTLLVTDAVVSIPEEPPAIVQLDPYPLLFHAKEKGSDVVADNQANRRKGWQRITLFALYFQPSVLDVPAWGEVFRDALKAPERSRKAYFGLFPFKWQNNWQRSFHALRGDGRLFVAPVLQTLILNRAPRETIDWADKVASWDFQWIIPCHFDAPIKAQPQQFRQAFSFLEKQPVASAGLFNSSSYPLPEDDFKILRDIDAGLNQTGIVPPAKEKI
- the rlmN gene encoding 23S rRNA (adenine(2503)-C(2))-methyltransferase RlmN, producing the protein MSVTPSISQVDSPTTEKLAIPPLLGASVSELTAWVQQQGQPAYRGKQLHDWIYHQQVRSLADISVFPKQWRTEIADIPIGRSTIHYRKVAPDGTVKYLLQLADGQIIETVGIPADKRLTVCVSTQVGCPMACDFCATGKGGYKRNLARHEIVDQVLTVQEDFQERVSNVVFMGMGEPLLNTDNVLAALTSLNQDVGIGQRMLTVSTVGIRDRIRQFAQHHLQITLAVSLHAPNQALREQLIPSARPYPLADLLAECREYVAITGRRMTFEYILLAGVNDLPEQALELAQRLRGFQSHVNLIPYNPIQEVDYQRPSRDRIQAFVNILQQQKIAVSVRYSRGLEADAACGQLRMSKK
- the ureG gene encoding urease accessory protein UreG — translated: MNAFRVGVAGPVGSGKTALVDALCKALREQYHLAVVTNDIYTQEDAQFLVRSQALASDRILGVETGGCPHTAIREDASMNLAAIEQLEERFHNLDLVFLESGGDNLAATFSPELVDLTIYVIDVAAGDKIPRKGGPGITKSDLLVINKTDLAPYVGADLNVMERDAKRMRGDKPFIFTNLKTQSGLTEVINFVCKYLV
- a CDS encoding glycosyltransferase family 39 protein, which gives rise to MTNHKVKIFLLFNLLIPVGFFIFALTFMPIKQVFQFDSSDEGIELIKAILYLDGFSMYTQVWNDQPPLSTVILGFWLNLFGKSIYSARLLTLTYATMLVWSFSQTLRIYFGNLLAIIGTLMLIISCNFLRLSVSVMIGLPSLAMVMLSIFILSLYKQNFPHKNSQLLILLSGVLFGFSLQIKLFTAFIIPLILFDIIIFQVNKYNRQQLNWKVLLTPLLWLAACLIVSLLIAITWNSLNYEQLLQARLSEKTITAFLAKNSQILTLSFLLQDFDYLLLTILASTVIIQKKQWKNSFPVIWLVISFIVLMNHRPVWYHHYLLMSIPLTWLATYGLQLSLDFFRQNKWYSKFKLANFSQITIPYLAAVLIIFAIFVTPIKLGVILVENHKYLEQNQNHIQLVDILLKHKKYTNWLFTDYPIYAFYSGLPVPPEIAVLSHIRIESNSITAEQLISVLQMYRPEQVLLCKSQTIQQYLSNYLNQNYVQNYKNSLCTHFLLKGIP